In Hemibagrus wyckioides isolate EC202008001 linkage group LG16, SWU_Hwy_1.0, whole genome shotgun sequence, the sequence CATCTGGAAATCCCTTAATCATGATCTTTAATTTTAGCCAGGTGGGTTAGATTAGAACTCCATAGCATCAGATCTTCCAGAAGCCAAGTCATACCCGGTGGCCTGTCCAAATCTCATCATTAACGCTGTTTGTTTCAGGCCGAGCATTCCCAGAAGTGGTGGCCGGCTTGGAGAGGGAGCTATCCCTGAATCGGGTGACTTTGAGAGCGAGACGGACTCGGCGCTGCCCTCCACCGAGGACGTCATCAGCAAGACCGAGCAGATCACCAAGAACATCCAGGAGCTGCTGCGTGCCGCACAGGAGAACAAACAAGAGAGGTGAgtacacacagagaaaaaagacatacacacaatcattctctctctctccctctctctctctcacatacatacacacccacacccacacacaaacagacctATCTGTCTTCCTTATTTGAAGTCTCAAATCATCACTGTTATGAGTATGAAAAGTGGAACTGAGAGGAGACAGATGCATGCTTTTGGAAATTCTCTCTATTTCTCAGTCCTCCTATAATCCTGTTTTCACTTTCTGTCAccgatgctgtgtgtgtgtgtgtgtgtgtgtgtgtgtgtgtgtgtgtgtgtggtgggtggacACCCCAGCCCGGGTTGTTTCAGTGGTCTTCTGCCCTGTGCTGAGCTGCAGGCGGACTCGTCCTGGTACTGTTTGCTCGGAGGCCACAGCGGCTCCTTTGTCCGGGTGCTGAGTGTTTTGCGAGTGTGTTAAATGCAGCTGCCATTCATAACTGCACAGCATGCATTTATAACAAATCAGCCATTTGCATTGAGGCTACGCCACGCATGCTTTACTTTATAGAGAGGATAATCAAACCAAATCAGCTCGGCCCTTTTACAATTAGATTTGTCTTTGGTTGAGATATTTATTTGACACAACAAATAGCATCTCCTAGCAACAGTAGTTTagttcctgcttttaacactaCTGCACTTTtctgcttcctgtttgtgtgAGGTCAAAAATATGAAGAGGGAAATGATTCACCATGTACTGTTTCGTAGTCGTTAGAGTGAAACAGTGTTGAAGCGGAGAAACTGTTCCACACTGTGGTCGATTACTTCACAATAATCAGAATTAAACcacaattaattgctaaaatTCCAAAGAAAAATTTCATTAAACAAAGTCCTTGTACGTTTTTATCACTTTATAGTTGCATTTTATGATGTGAAAAATCCATCACCACAATTATAACAGTTTAAATATTTCTTCTctctattatttttctttctctctcgacTATAATAAAACAGAAGACTTAACTTGGATACTCTCTACAAAAACCGGAATctcaccatatcaacaaatcaaacatttttaGAATTTGTCCATGATTAGACTTATGTTTTGTGGAATGTCCTTCATGGGAGTCCTTGTGTAAGTTGTTATACATAGATGTTATATACATAgttgttatagaaaaaaaatgctcaTTAGAAAGAGCGCATTAATATAGTAAACctgctgttatttaaaaaatattaatcaaCCGCTTCTGACCAACCAAATTACAGCATTCGCCAGGGCTGTGATATAAAGTGTGTATaaatttgtgtgcatgtttgtgttttttttttttttctttggattGTTATGCTGATTTGTCTTATAAATAATTCCCGTATTAATCGCACAGCTTAAATCAGAGCCTagtttaagggttttttttaagatttagatattaaataattaatctcACGTTCTATAATTTCGATTTttgagtgtttttttctttaaccctGCATTTTGTGCATTTTCATGACACATCGATCTGGCAGCCAAGtgaattctgtttgttttttcctctcctgTCCAGCTTCGTCCCATGCTCCGAAAGAATCCATCTAGCTGTGACGGAAATGGCCACCCTGTTTCCGAAGGTAAGGCTGCGCAGCCCGGACTGCGGGTTTATGGATTTCTCATCATAGCTGTCTGGTATGAAAAATGTTTTCAGAGCAAGAGCACTGAATTGGAGTCGGCATTTTTACGACACATTTTAAAGAGAGAAATAACTAAACCGGGTTTCGGTTTATGGGGATCATTTGCATGTTGTTCTGCTTCATTTACTTAATGCTTAAAGTGGAAGAATCTCCCATTTTTCATGTTTGTCGAAACTCGTCCACGGTACCGCATAGTGCCATCAGTTTcatttacatctttttttttttttttttagatatctCTTTTATATTTAACGTTTTATATTAAGCATGTGTTGTCCTTTGCACCTTCTAGAGGCCGAGTTCAGAGATGGTGCGCGGCTCCCTGCGGCTGCTGACCTCCAGCGCCAGCCGACTGCAGGGCGAGTGCCAGCGAGCGGCACCGGCCGACTCCTGCCCCGCCGACTCCCAGCTGGTCACGCAGCAGCTCATCCAGTGCGCCTACGACATTGCCAAGGCCGCTAAGCAGCTCGTCACCGTCACCACCAAAGAGAGCAACTGAGCCACTCGCCTTTTCCCGTCCTTTTCATTTCAACGCGGACGACGTCACCCGTCGCCGTCAAGTttcatatattttctttttttttttacagcatcagtattatgaaaatatttttgttatattttttatttaaaggaatTTGACTCATAGTGCCTGTTAACCAAATTTTAAGTTATAACCTTGCAGGCCAATAGTTTTTACATGTGACCATCATGTAGCTCAGTCCGTGCTGCCGTTCTCTGGTAACAAATGGTGTCAAATGGTCATGTGACAGTGCAGTTTCTTGTGGTAAAATTAAAACCCAGCCATAATTTGTGAATACTTAGTCCTACCTGTGTGAAAAACCATTTCAACTCTTGTTTTGtgactaaacaaatgtacaGTATCAGAAGTCTATGACGTCTTTACTTGTAACGCTGAAGTCTATAAGCTGTAATacctcatacatatataaatatatacatagtCGATTGTGCCGGGCCTCCTGTTACCGTGCTCCAGAGACTTCAGACACCAATTCTGATTTTGACACAAACCAcatttatttctgctttttcaACAGCTTTGTTgcgcaaaacaaaaaaaaaatgcttcgcTGTCGTTTTCACTTGCGTTTATTTGTAATTGTGCTTTGTGCAATTATGAATGGAGATTCATCCAAAGGATGTGTGTTCGGTTGCCTTGTGTCTCAAAATCCATCAGCAGTTGCGCTTGTGATTTCTTTATGTGGTGCTAATAGCGTGTCTCATACTccagtatattgtatattatataaatgcTGCTACGCTGTCTCCTACATATGCAACTAATAAGGTGGTGTTGGCTCAGTTCCATCTGCGTACAGGGATAACAAAAACCGTGACGGTTTAGCTTCTGTGAAAACCTTGCCATTGAATATAATAAACCAGAATTTATAACATGCTTATTTTTTATGTGtgattgttgtttgtttagaacatgaataaaatatggaaggggaaaaacatttattaaagaatgatgcATCATTTTCAGCCACGAATAATTGTGTTGTAAGTTATGCTACAAGTTACTGTTATTACTTGTGTTGTATAATAGTCACCAGCCTCTCACTTGTCTCTATATGTTaatagaaaaacaacaacaaaaacacagcttgtcgTATTACAGTCAAGCCCTCTGTCCTGAAGGCTTTTCCCcagaaatgataaaatgaaaAGCATCAGCTttaagtgctgacactggagactccttcttatcgACAATGACATGTCTTTTAATCGAGTCAGTCTCTATGTGAGTTGTTACTTTGAGAAATGAACATGTTTCAACACAAGAGAATTCACATGTACCTGGGATTTTTCCTGCAGCTGTAACTAAagccagagctgctgttacagaataTTAATTACACCTTCTTAAAAGCAACTTTAGATTTAAGAATTAAACAGAACTATGGTGTAATAAGAGTTTTAACTTTAATTCTGAGATTAAAATCTCAAAGTGGTCAAAGATGACTTGAACGACAAAATCAAGTATTTATAACAAAGTATATTAACGAGCCAGTGTCCAAAACACTAACTGACTGTTAtaagtatataaaaatatatatctttttataGTACATTACACGGTCACTGTGtctctgtacacactgtatatccATGAAGAATCCAGAGTTTAACTGCATTGCAATAAATGgtgattaatatatataaatgcacttttatttattttaatatttcgcTGTTGCCGGTGAAAACACTCATCTACCAATAGTCACTCCTCACCAGTTTTGCATAAACGTCGCCTATAGGTCAGATTAATTGCGCTGTCAAAGTCTTCTCGCCGATTGGCTAGTTTCATCCCCACCTGTTGAATATTCTGATCAGGCTCCGCCCACTACTTCCCTGTTGCTGCATGAAGTGGCACTTCGGCTTGTTCCGGGTTAATTgtgctctctttttttccctctcgttttatttattagtttgtttttgcTGCTTTTTTCGTATTTTGCAATGTCTCTCTTATTAGAGAATCAGTTCCCTGTACTGCCTAATCCCTATGAAATCGCTACAAAGTCGTTTTTGGAGTCGGTATCCCATCTTCCGCCTTTCTTCGGTGAGTAACGTTAGCCCATATGGAACGGAGAGTAGTCTAGTGCTGATGACCAAAGTGTACCAAAATGAAAAGTTATTGGAACAAGACCCAAGCTGCTCTTTCCCTATATGTTGACTCATTAACGTGAGCATGGACATTTTAGAGGTGGCTCCAAGATTAATAATAACCTGATAAAAGAGCTAACGAACAGAGTATGTTTACATAAAGTTGTGTACCTTAATAATTACGATAAGGATTATTTTGGTTTTAAGTACAAATGAATCTTAACCTTGTGGCTGTTTGAATAGATAAGTTTGTTGATACGGTCTCCCCTTTGAAGTCTGGAATGGTTCAGTCCTAAAAATGATACCAATTAATTATTTATGAGCGTGCTGCCCTGAAAGGCTACTCGAACTTTCAGGTTAAACACAAATTAGTATTGCTAATTGTAAATGGCTGTGTATCCGGGGGGCGTGGCCACGTGAGAGATACAGGGTGTCCCTGCTCCTGATTTGCCAGCCCAACTCTGACTTTAtagtaaagaaaaatattacatGAAAATATCAGTATTTTGATTTGTTGAGGCACCAGATTGTGAAAACCTATTAGAGTTTTTTTTTGCAACTATTTACAAAAATGCCtaacaaagaaaagaatacttaataataagaggaaaaataaaaatagactttAACAACCAAAACCTATTAGTCAGAGATATAAAATCACTAATGTCTGAAGTTACCACATTGTCCTTTTTGCCCAGCCCCGATATCTAGCTCACATTTACTTGAATCATCATAGTAACATTACGTTTCATGATAAAACTCAGATATTCTACAAATAATAAGATACTGGTACTTGTTTATGCGTTCATTTTAGTCTACAAGTTTGGACACACCGCTGctgtttatttatgatttatatttaaGAGCTTGGTATACCACCTTTACTGTACTAAAGCATACTGTATGCAGGTACACTGTATGTGACCATCACTGAATGTCGACCTTCACCAAACTGTTGTCAGAAATTTGTCTTTGTATGTTTTGGCTCTTCGCTTGAGttgctccagcatgacaatgcccctgtgacAGAGCTGGTTCGAGTGGAAGAACTGAACTGTCCaatatttgatatatataaGACGAATAAAACACATAGGACTTGCTGTTATTAAAAAGTGGCAAATGTCATCTGGTGCTTCTTTATTCCAAACCTTTTTAACAGAGCTTTCAGTATTTCTAGTATAAAAACACGGCATATGTTGCTGCAATTGCTTTGCAATTTGCTGTCCATCTGattcacagttttttttttttgttgttgttttttttgtttgtttgttttaacagatTGTCTAGGCTCGAAGGTTTTTGCTCCCATCAAAGCTGACATAAATGGAAATATCACAGTAAGTGTAACTCTCCTCtccctttttatttttgatctcaaacatTCATACTGATACGAGCACTCTCTGCTCTGGCTCTCTAGAAAATACGAGCTGTATATGACTCTGATCCAGTGAAGTATGAGACGCTTCAGAAGATCCTGGAAACTGAGAAAGGCATGTACGGGTCCGAATGGCCGAAAGCAGGAGCCACGTTAGCGCTGATGTGGTTAAAAAGGTGATTGTTTTTAAGTCATGTCAGAAGGGATCATGGGCGAGTGGTCAGATGAGTGTAGTGAATGCTTGCAGCACAAATGGAAAAGTAAAGGAAAGGCTTTTACAATTTGAGTCACAAAACATTTCAGGACATGCCGTTATCATATATTACCATATTAACAAAATttcactctttcattcactcTCCTCCTGCCTTCTTGTCAAAAGTGTTCAGTACGTCGGACTGTTTCGGAAACTCAGCCCTTGCTATTTGCTTACTGTTTTCCTCAGAGGCCTGCGCTTTATTCAGATCCTGCTGCAGAGTTTGGCAGATGGCGAGCAAGACGAGAACAATCCCAACCACATCCGCGTCAATATCACTAAAGCCTACGAACAGGCGCTGAAGAGATACCACGGCTGGATAGTGCAGAAGATTTTTAAGGTAagggatggaaagagagagatggaaatggAATATAAATGACTTTATTAAGGAAGGCAATATGTGTATCCACAGCAAGTTGTGTAGTATCAaatttttatacatctgagcctTGATATAATATCCTCAATACCCCAAAGCAGAGAGGTAATGGAGGTAACACTTCTGaaattgaagaaaaaagaaaaaaaaaaactaggcaACTTCTTATAATGTTAGAAAAACCTTCAGCAGCATGCatttacatttgatttattGAAATTAGCATTATGCCTTTGTTTAATGTTATGAGATTATGATGAGATTGCAGTTAACACTTACTGTGCACTTGGAACCTGGACACCTGCTTGTTTGCAGttttctaatcagccaatcatgtagtgGCAGTGCAAAGCTTCAGGAGCTTCAGTTaacgttcacatcaaacatcagaatgaagaggTGATTGTGATAGTGGtgtgattgttggtgccagtaTGAGTATTCCAGATCTTATGGGATTTTCTTGAATAGTCATCATTAGAGTTTACACAGTGTGGTgcggaaaaaaaacatccagcaaGCCGCAGTTCAGCAGGAGATCAGGTTTCAGTTGGTTTCAGCTGACAGCAACTTATGTAGtcactctttacagctgtgGCGAGCATCTTGGAACTCACGAAACCATGAGGCGTATCAACTACAACAGCAGATCATCGTAACAGTTTCTACTCCTGGCCACTgtgaacaggaatctgaggcaaCTCTAGGCACAGGCTTCCTGAACCTGGACAGAAAAAGATGAAACAACTAATCCCcaatgttttctctctctctctttctctcccttcctccctccctccctccttgcATTAGGCTGCACTCCTGGCTGCGCCGTACAGGTCAGACTTCCTGAAGGCTCTGTCTAAAGGTCAGGTGGTGGCTGAAGAAGACTGTCTGGCCAACATCAGGCAGTTCCTGTTGAACTTTACCACCACCATAGACGCCATTTACGAGATGTACACAGTGATGAATGCTGAGCTGGACTATACAGTGTGAGGGGTCGTGTTGCATTGCTTTTCTCAGGTCAGACAGCATTCCACCGgaaacttattttattattgggaattttcttttattgttcTTTGCAGTGAGAgaattttctgtcttttctggcagaaaaaaaaaacaacctaaagTGCATTTAAATACAGGATCTCTGACCAAAGAGATGCTAAACTACCTGTGATGTTTTAAGACACTGTATCACACAGCTTGACAAAACCTTGCTCCTGGAAATCTAGACCAGTCACTGCAGTTACCCCTGACCTCAAAAAAGCAGATCGAGAAATGATCATCCTTCTCTTACTGACTGATTACGGAcatgacagatacacagaataCGTGATACAAAGGAGTTTTCTTAGTATTCTTATATACTACTGACATCTTCAGGTGCATCTGAATGTTTAGAGCCGGGTGTGTCGTTTagtaattctaataataataagaactaattataaagcacatttcatacaaatgatataaaagtaaacttttttttttccttttttttttttttaaaaggaggAATAAATAACAATGAATGAATAGGGACTGAACCaaacaaggattttttttattgatttaaataataaaaattaataaaaaaaaataaggtgGAAACGTCTCAGAAAGAGTTTCAGAGTTTTTGGAACTTTGACACGTCCTGCATTTCAGTGGCCCATATTCAGTATGACATTCTGTTGTCACTGTggtatgaaattattattagctTTAAAACAAGTTAAAGAATTTTTAGATCATTGTAGATTATTGTATGACAATGCCCAATTTGTAGAACATTGTTGTCATAAGTGTGTTGTAATTTtagtaaaagaaaacaacaacaaaaactagGTCAATACCTGTTTGATGAGGTGTTCAttagtttcttcttcttccttatttagctttatttatttttttttaatacatgaaATGCATTAAGTGGCTCAGTCATTCCCCATGTCTATGATGATGTTTATTGAATTGCAAAGTTGAATGATGGggattaattttaaaatataaagcaTTTTGCAGTTTTGCTACATGATTGATATTAGTGTTcataaaatgaagaaaagaaaaaaaaaagagagagagactgactcaTTAACTGATATCATACATTCACAGCCATACATGCTGACAGCTCATGGTTGTACTGCACAAAACCGATGACTAAGTTGCAGACTGTTGTGATTATCTGCATTAGGATTATTTGCAAGCGTATATTTACACTCTCAGGGTGTACAGTTTATTATTGTACATACTGTTCTGTATATTATTGAGCGAAGGAAGCAATTTTAGGAGTCACTGTGAGAAAGTCAGTTAATACAGATTTATGTCTGACTCTGAAAATAATCGTTTATTACTGTTACGTCTGTGAGGTTGGCAAAATGTTTGATTTGCTCATGCTGCGTGTCATTCATGTGTAAacaaatgcagaaagaaagggGTACAGCTTTCCTGCATTACAAAACCTCACTCTGAAGTTAATttatactgctgtgtgtgtgtgtgtgtgtttctgactgagATGTAATGAAGAATTA encodes:
- the LOC131366927 gene encoding glycolipid transfer protein-like isoform X2, with the protein product MSLLLENQFPVLPNPYEIATKSFLESVSHLPPFFDCLGSKVFAPIKADINGNITKIRAVYDSDPVKYETLQKILETEKGMYGSEWPKAGATLALMWLKRGLRFIQILLQSLADGEQDENNPNHIRVNITKAYEQALKRYHGWIVQKIFKLWRASWNSRNHEAYQLQQQIIVTVSTPGHCEQESEATLGTGFLNLDRKR
- the LOC131366927 gene encoding glycolipid transfer protein-like isoform X1 translates to MSLLLENQFPVLPNPYEIATKSFLESVSHLPPFFDCLGSKVFAPIKADINGNITKIRAVYDSDPVKYETLQKILETEKGMYGSEWPKAGATLALMWLKRGLRFIQILLQSLADGEQDENNPNHIRVNITKAYEQALKRYHGWIVQKIFKAALLAAPYRSDFLKALSKGQVVAEEDCLANIRQFLLNFTTTIDAIYEMYTVMNAELDYTV